The following are encoded in a window of Flavobacteriales bacterium genomic DNA:
- a CDS encoding ferritin, translated as MLSKKIEAALNVQVAVEASSSQAYLAMASWAENQGLSGTAAFLYRHSDEERLHMLKLVKFINERGGRAVVPALKQPGTNYKTITDVFQALLDHETKVTNEINGVVDLCLKEKDYTTHNFMQWYVGEQIEEEALARTLIDKLNLIGNDKGGLYLFDRDLETMKGADGGNAAR; from the coding sequence ATGCTATCCAAGAAGATCGAAGCTGCCCTGAACGTACAAGTGGCCGTGGAGGCCAGCAGCAGCCAGGCCTACCTCGCCATGGCCAGTTGGGCCGAGAACCAGGGCCTCAGCGGCACCGCGGCTTTCCTGTACCGCCACAGCGACGAGGAGCGCCTGCACATGCTCAAGCTCGTGAAGTTCATCAATGAGCGTGGCGGTCGTGCCGTCGTTCCCGCATTGAAGCAGCCGGGTACGAACTACAAGACCATCACCGATGTGTTCCAGGCCCTGTTGGACCATGAGACCAAGGTGACCAACGAGATCAACGGGGTGGTGGACCTGTGCCTGAAGGAGAAGGATTACACCACGCACAACTTCATGCAGTGGTACGTGGGTGAGCAGATCGAAGAAGAGGCGCTTGCCCGCACGCTCATCGACAAGTTGAACCTGATCGGCAACGACAAGGGTGGGTTGTACCTCTTCGATCGTGATCTGGAGACCATGAAGGGCGCCGACGGCGGCAATGCGGCCAGATAG
- a CDS encoding 50S ribosomal protein L25 encodes MNKVALSGEVRNETGTKGAAQLRRAKRVPCVLYGGGTTHHFSVEEAALNKIVFTAEVNSVELDLGGTKTLALVKDKQFHPVTDQVIHVDFVELNENAPARATLAVNLHGQPVGVRKGGKLKQSMRKLRVKGLPVHIPQHLDVDVSGLDVNQQIRVADLKFDGLTLMERPEDVVVAVRLVKKVEAAPVATAAPTAAAAPAKAEAKPAAKK; translated from the coding sequence ATGAACAAAGTAGCCCTCAGCGGCGAGGTCCGCAACGAAACCGGCACCAAGGGTGCCGCACAACTGCGTCGCGCCAAGCGCGTGCCCTGCGTGCTCTATGGCGGCGGCACCACCCACCACTTCAGTGTGGAGGAAGCCGCCCTGAACAAGATCGTGTTCACCGCCGAGGTGAACAGTGTGGAACTGGACCTGGGTGGCACCAAGACCCTGGCCCTGGTGAAGGACAAACAGTTCCACCCGGTGACCGACCAAGTGATCCACGTGGATTTCGTGGAGTTGAATGAGAACGCCCCCGCCCGTGCCACGCTGGCCGTGAATCTGCATGGGCAGCCCGTGGGTGTGCGCAAGGGAGGCAAGTTGAAGCAGAGCATGCGCAAACTGCGTGTGAAGGGCCTTCCCGTGCACATCCCGCAGCATTTGGATGTGGACGTATCCGGCTTGGATGTGAACCAGCAGATACGGGTGGCCGATCTGAAGTTCGATGGATTGACCCTGATGGAGCGTCCGGAGGATGTGGTGGTGGCCGTGCGCCTGGTGAAGAAAGTGGAAGCCGCCCCCGTGGCCACCGCTGCGCCAACCGCAGCTGCCGCCCCCGCCAAGGCCGAGGCCAAGCCCGCTGCCAAGAAGTGA
- a CDS encoding ribose-phosphate pyrophosphokinase → MQQESSKIFSGTATRYLAEKIAAASGERLGEVTVARFSDGEFQPSYEETVRGELVFIIQSTFPPADNLFELLMLVDAAKRASAKRIVAVIPYFGFARQDRKDKPRVSIGAKLVANMLTAAGVDRIMTMDLHADQIQGFFEVPVDHLFASTIFLPYIKELGLKELVMAAPDTGGTKRANAYAKHLGVDMAICYKQRKVANQVDSMTVIGDVKDKNVVLVDDMIDTAGTLTKAADMMMDLGATSVRAVCTHAVLSGEAYERIERSALAELIVTDTIPLRPAKDAPTTKIKQLSVDHLFADVIRRVRSHESISSHFIIA, encoded by the coding sequence ATGCAACAGGAAAGCTCCAAGATCTTCAGCGGTACCGCCACGCGCTACCTGGCCGAGAAGATCGCCGCGGCCAGCGGCGAGCGCTTGGGGGAGGTCACCGTGGCGCGCTTCAGCGATGGGGAGTTCCAGCCCAGCTATGAGGAGACCGTGCGGGGAGAATTGGTGTTCATCATCCAAAGCACCTTCCCGCCCGCCGACAACCTGTTCGAGCTTTTGATGTTGGTGGACGCGGCCAAACGCGCCAGTGCCAAGCGCATCGTGGCGGTGATCCCTTACTTCGGCTTCGCCAGGCAGGACCGCAAGGACAAGCCGCGGGTGAGCATCGGCGCCAAGCTTGTGGCCAATATGCTCACGGCGGCCGGGGTGGATCGGATCATGACCATGGACCTGCACGCCGACCAGATCCAGGGCTTCTTCGAGGTGCCGGTGGACCACCTCTTCGCCAGCACCATCTTCCTGCCCTACATCAAGGAATTGGGCCTGAAGGAACTGGTGATGGCCGCACCCGACACCGGAGGCACCAAGCGCGCCAACGCCTACGCCAAGCACCTGGGCGTGGACATGGCCATCTGCTACAAGCAGCGCAAGGTGGCCAACCAGGTGGACAGCATGACCGTGATCGGCGACGTGAAGGACAAGAACGTGGTGCTGGTGGACGACATGATCGATACCGCCGGCACCCTCACCAAGGCCGCTGACATGATGATGGATCTGGGCGCCACCAGCGTGCGCGCCGTATGCACCCATGCGGTCCTGAGCGGAGAAGCCTATGAGCGGATCGAACGAAGCGCCCTGGCCGAACTGATCGTCACGGACACCATTCCATTGCGCCCTGCCAAGGATGCGCCCACCACCAAGATCAAGCAGCTTTCCGTGGACCACCTCTTCGCCGATGTGATCCGGCGGGTGCGCAGCCACGAGAGCATCAGCAGCCATTTCATCATCGCATAA
- a CDS encoding YfiR family protein: MRSAQGRAKTKLAHSMIGRGYRTLLVLPFLLCSALPVQRDADKDTTAILQANYLYNIAKLVEWKDPAMRNGNFIIGVIGNANLYQELIKQYSTRTIGRQPIEVRKLPRTAEVEQCHILYVGRDDLALLPDIYKRNQGQPTMVVTEYQGALEDGAVVNFVKVDNLLKYELSLANAQKHGLVVGATLKNLAHRVEE, from the coding sequence ATGCGATCGGCTCAGGGCCGCGCCAAAACTAAGCTGGCCCATTCCATGATCGGCCGGGGATACAGGACCCTGTTGGTGCTCCCATTTCTGCTTTGCTCGGCATTGCCCGTGCAGCGCGACGCGGACAAGGACACCACGGCCATCCTGCAGGCCAACTACCTGTACAACATCGCCAAGCTGGTGGAGTGGAAGGACCCGGCCATGCGCAATGGCAACTTCATCATCGGGGTCATCGGCAATGCCAACCTGTATCAGGAATTGATCAAACAATACTCCACACGCACCATCGGCAGGCAGCCCATTGAGGTGCGCAAGCTGCCGCGTACGGCCGAGGTGGAGCAGTGCCACATCCTCTATGTGGGCCGCGATGATCTGGCCCTGTTGCCGGACATCTACAAGCGCAACCAGGGCCAGCCCACCATGGTGGTCACCGAGTACCAGGGCGCGCTGGAGGATGGCGCCGTGGTGAACTTCGTGAAGGTGGACAATCTGCTGAAGTACGAGCTCAGTCTGGCGAACGCCCAGAAGCACGGCTTGGTCGTGGGGGCCACATTGAAGAATCTTGCACACCGGGTGGAAGAATGA
- the pth gene encoding aminoacyl-tRNA hydrolase — translation MKSLIVGLGNPGPEYADTRHNIGYQVLDLLAAHKGVRFQPARYGDHAEVRHKGRVLVLMKPTTFMNLSGKAVRYWVEQEKVPLERLLVITDDLALPFGTIRIRAKGGAGGHNGLTSIIELLGTEEFARLRFGIGSDFPQGRQSEYVLGPWGATERETLQARTELAAQAVLHFGLMGVTAAMNEFNKR, via the coding sequence ATGAAGTCGCTCATTGTGGGGCTCGGCAACCCCGGACCCGAATACGCGGATACCCGACACAACATCGGCTATCAAGTGCTGGACCTCCTGGCGGCACACAAGGGCGTGCGGTTCCAGCCGGCGCGCTATGGCGACCACGCGGAAGTGCGCCACAAAGGCCGGGTCCTCGTCCTGATGAAGCCCACCACCTTCATGAATCTCAGTGGGAAAGCGGTGCGCTACTGGGTGGAGCAGGAGAAAGTCCCACTTGAGCGCCTGCTGGTGATCACGGACGATCTGGCGCTGCCATTCGGCACGATCCGCATTCGCGCCAAGGGCGGTGCGGGTGGGCACAATGGCCTCACAAGCATCATCGAATTGCTCGGTACGGAAGAATTCGCCCGGCTTCGATTCGGGATCGGGAGCGACTTTCCCCAGGGCCGGCAAAGTGAATATGTCCTCGGACCTTGGGGCGCAACAGAACGCGAGACCCTTCAGGCGCGCACTGAGCTGGCGGCCCAGGCGGTGTTGCATTTCGGACTCATGGGCGTGACAGCGGCCATGAACGAGTTCAACAAACGCTGA
- a CDS encoding SpoIIE family protein phosphatase, producing the protein MRMTIGRKIGMGFGLFIFFALIVVVLTNRTLERSRAINEQINQVYSPSVDALVRLRNLTVSAHMLIKHWALLESRADAPEKTTLVELTTQELPRLLDRIDTLMSHWDREEVALMESAIAEMHTLFALHDRIKEMLPSLESYSDPFIHMARNDMAEEGGVLDQQHEVVLAGLDRLLDMQEDKRRHLGGSMIRSFDSLKFFVLYMGIVLVLIGAVIAVLIVRGIVRPLRRLRSVLLSLGRGVFPRTRIRTTNDEVGDMSKALTVLVDGLRRTTEFSHAVAAGDFTADYHPLSGEDVLGHALLKMRDELGERERVLEMKVIERTEEVVRQKEEVERQSRRIEELYNNVTDSIRYAKRIQESILPPERRIRELLPASFVLYRPKDIVSGDFYWFDQVDDKVLFAAVDCTGHGVPGAFMSLVGHNGLNMAVKEHGRSRPSEVLRELNRIAYEALHKDREESLVRDGMDMALCSYDPAGRVLEYAGANCPLYVVRGSELRQFAPDKNAIGSQHLNGQAFTDHRVKLEPGDMVYMFSDGYADQFGGPRGKKFLYRRFRDLLREISVLDPAQQKERLDEAFREWRAGHEQVDDILVIGMRA; encoded by the coding sequence ATGCGTATGACCATCGGGCGGAAGATCGGGATGGGCTTCGGCCTGTTCATCTTCTTCGCGCTCATCGTGGTGGTGCTCACCAACCGCACCCTGGAACGCAGCCGCGCGATCAACGAACAGATCAACCAGGTCTATTCCCCTTCGGTGGACGCCCTGGTGCGATTGCGCAACCTCACGGTCAGCGCGCACATGCTCATCAAGCACTGGGCGCTGCTGGAAAGCCGGGCCGACGCGCCGGAGAAGACCACCCTGGTGGAACTCACCACGCAGGAATTGCCCCGCCTGCTGGACCGTATCGATACGCTCATGTCCCACTGGGACCGCGAGGAGGTGGCCCTGATGGAGAGCGCCATCGCCGAGATGCATACGCTCTTCGCCCTGCACGACCGCATCAAGGAAATGCTGCCCTCGCTGGAAAGCTACAGCGACCCCTTCATCCACATGGCCCGCAATGACATGGCCGAGGAGGGCGGCGTGCTGGACCAGCAGCACGAGGTGGTGCTCGCGGGCCTGGACCGGCTGCTGGACATGCAGGAGGACAAGCGTCGCCACCTCGGTGGCAGCATGATCCGCAGTTTCGACTCGCTCAAATTCTTCGTGCTATATATGGGCATCGTGCTGGTGCTCATCGGTGCGGTCATCGCCGTGCTCATCGTGCGGGGTATCGTGCGGCCCCTGCGACGCCTGCGCAGCGTGCTGCTCAGCCTGGGGCGTGGCGTGTTTCCCCGCACCCGTATCCGCACCACCAACGATGAGGTCGGCGACATGAGCAAAGCGCTCACCGTGCTGGTGGACGGGCTGCGCCGGACCACCGAGTTCTCCCATGCGGTGGCCGCAGGCGACTTCACCGCGGACTACCACCCCCTGAGCGGGGAGGATGTACTGGGGCACGCCCTGCTGAAGATGCGTGACGAATTGGGCGAACGCGAACGCGTGCTGGAGATGAAGGTGATCGAACGCACAGAGGAGGTCGTACGACAAAAGGAGGAGGTGGAACGCCAGAGCCGCAGGATCGAGGAGCTCTACAACAACGTTACCGACAGCATACGTTACGCCAAGCGCATCCAGGAATCCATTCTGCCACCAGAGCGCCGCATACGGGAACTCCTGCCCGCGTCGTTCGTCCTGTATCGCCCCAAGGACATCGTGAGCGGTGACTTCTATTGGTTCGACCAGGTGGATGACAAGGTGCTGTTCGCGGCGGTGGACTGCACGGGCCACGGCGTGCCGGGCGCCTTCATGAGCCTGGTGGGCCACAACGGCCTCAACATGGCGGTGAAGGAACACGGCCGATCGCGCCCCAGCGAGGTGTTGCGGGAACTGAACCGCATCGCCTATGAGGCCCTGCACAAGGACCGTGAGGAGAGCCTGGTGCGCGACGGCATGGACATGGCCCTGTGCAGCTACGACCCCGCAGGTCGTGTGCTTGAGTACGCCGGCGCCAACTGTCCGCTTTATGTGGTGCGCGGATCGGAACTCCGACAATTCGCACCCGACAAGAACGCCATAGGCAGCCAGCACCTCAATGGCCAGGCTTTCACGGACCACCGGGTGAAGCTCGAACCCGGCGACATGGTCTACATGTTCTCCGACGGCTACGCCGACCAGTTCGGCGGACCACGTGGAAAGAAGTTCCTCTACCGCCGATTCCGCGATCTGCTCCGGGAGATCAGTGTACTGGACCCCGCGCAGCAGAAGGAGCGCTTGGATGAGGCCTTCCGCGAGTGGCGAGCGGGACACGAACAGGTCGATGACATCCTTGTGATCGGGATGCGCGCCTGA
- a CDS encoding M20/M25/M40 family metallo-hydrolase has protein sequence MPKRRHTGQSTRIARALWLLLMGICQQGTVDAQAPLDRLRSFDRAAQQDAQGYRWLRWSVEAIGHRLTGSPEGARAEASSDSLFRLAGLPHVERFPFSAQAWSRGRVQLTIGDGHGFLHLGAVALANTPLEADVEAPLIDAGNGLPADLDRLGDALRGKLALVNIGLVDAPEGTRNLHRSEKAALALGRGVAGIVFVNQVEGGVLLTGTASIDGQLIPVPAACVATEDGANLRQRLAQGAALSARLGMNNDSRVVEAHNVIAEIPGSRWPQEVIMVGGHLDSWDLATGATDNGLGAYSILDLARAMQAMPFRPERTVRFVLFMGEEQGLLGSRALVRHYEAAGELANIRCMINLDMSGNPYGFGVGGPQGWAELMGRLNEDIRAATDGHFRGELSEQVWLHSDHQPFLMSGVPVIYPLSDLGKHVYGCYHSSCDDIHLVDPQAMVNNVRHVGMLLYGLAAADKLPARYTEQELRAMLVEQGLEQPLRIGGDWPWD, from the coding sequence ATGCCGAAACGTCGCCACACCGGGCAAAGTACCCGCATCGCCCGCGCGCTGTGGCTTTTGCTCATGGGCATCTGTCAACAGGGAACTGTGGACGCCCAGGCGCCGCTGGACCGACTCAGGTCTTTCGACCGCGCGGCGCAGCAGGACGCCCAAGGTTATCGCTGGTTGCGCTGGAGTGTGGAAGCGATCGGCCACCGGCTTACGGGAAGCCCGGAGGGTGCCCGTGCCGAGGCTTCGTCCGACAGTCTCTTCCGCCTCGCCGGACTGCCGCATGTGGAGCGTTTCCCATTCAGCGCCCAGGCCTGGTCCCGCGGCCGGGTGCAACTCACCATTGGCGATGGGCACGGTTTTCTGCACCTGGGCGCCGTGGCACTGGCCAATACGCCCTTGGAGGCCGATGTGGAGGCGCCGCTGATCGATGCCGGGAACGGTCTGCCTGCCGATCTGGATCGCCTGGGCGATGCTTTGCGCGGCAAACTTGCCCTTGTGAACATCGGCCTGGTGGATGCCCCGGAGGGAACAAGGAACCTGCACCGCAGCGAGAAGGCCGCGCTGGCATTGGGTCGTGGCGTGGCCGGCATCGTGTTCGTGAACCAGGTGGAGGGTGGCGTGCTGCTCACCGGAACAGCCTCCATCGATGGCCAATTGATCCCGGTGCCCGCGGCCTGTGTGGCCACCGAGGATGGCGCAAACCTGCGCCAGCGGCTGGCCCAAGGCGCAGCTCTCTCCGCACGGCTGGGCATGAACAACGACAGCCGGGTCGTGGAGGCGCACAACGTGATCGCGGAGATACCCGGCAGCCGATGGCCGCAGGAGGTGATCATGGTGGGTGGCCACCTGGACAGCTGGGACCTGGCCACCGGCGCCACCGATAATGGCCTGGGCGCCTATTCCATCCTGGACCTGGCCCGCGCCATGCAGGCCATGCCATTCCGCCCGGAGCGCACGGTGCGTTTCGTGCTTTTCATGGGCGAGGAGCAAGGCCTGTTGGGCTCACGCGCTTTGGTGCGGCACTACGAGGCCGCTGGCGAGCTCGCCAACATTCGCTGCATGATCAACCTGGACATGAGCGGCAACCCTTACGGGTTCGGCGTAGGCGGCCCCCAGGGATGGGCGGAACTCATGGGGCGCCTGAACGAGGACATCCGCGCTGCCACTGACGGGCATTTCCGTGGTGAGCTTTCCGAACAGGTCTGGTTGCACAGCGACCACCAGCCCTTCCTCATGTCCGGCGTTCCTGTCATCTATCCCCTCAGCGACCTGGGCAAACATGTCTATGGCTGCTACCACAGCAGCTGCGACGATATCCACTTGGTGGACCCGCAGGCCATGGTGAACAACGTACGCCATGTGGGCATGCTGCTCTATGGCCTCGCCGCGGCCGACAAGCTGCCGGCCAGATACACGGAGCAGGAACTCCGCGCGATGTTGGTGGAGCAGGGCCTGGAACAACCCCTGCGCATTGGCGGGGACTGGCCTTGGGATTGA